From Mycobacterium colombiense CECT 3035:
GCACGGCCCCCAGCAGCTGCGGGGGGATGGGCTCGTCCAGCGGAAGTCCCGACAGATCCGCCCCGAGGGTCTGTGACAACCGCTCAACGTCGTGGCCGGCGGGCAGGAGCTCGTTCTGCTCGTCGTAGCGCCGCTGCGCTTCGGCGCGGCTGCTGCCGATGGTGGTGATCAGTCCTGGCAGGATGCGTACCGCGTCACGGCCGCGACCGTGCGCCACGGCGGCGTCCTTGACGTGGCGGTAGTGCTCGATACCGGCGTCCAGGTCGAGTTCCGCGCTGAACACCGCATCCGCGACCCGGCCGGCCAGGTCCCGGCCCTGCGGCGACCCGCCGGCCTGCACCAGCAGCGGATGCCGTTGCGGGGAGGGGCCCTGCGGCAACGACCCGGTGACGCCGAAGAATTCGCCGCGGTGGTCGATGCCGCCCCCTCCGGCCGCGGCGTCGCGCCACAAGGCCAGCACCACGTCGACGAACTCCGCGGCGCGCCGGTATCGGGTCTGCCGGTCGGGCAGGTCGGCGAGACCGAAGTTGCCGCCGGCCGCCTCGGAATACGTGGTGACGACGTTCCAGCCGAGGCGCCCACTGGAGAGGTGATCGAGGCTGAGCAACCGGTGCGCCAGCTCCACCGGGTCGTTGAATGTCGTGGACAACGTTCCGATGAGCCCGAGATGCTCCGTCTCTGCCGCGACAGCGGCCAGGATCACGCTCGGCTCCAGGGCCTGTGACGGGCGCAGAGCCGGGTGATCGCGCAAGGCGGGCCCGTCGGCCAGGAACAGCGCGTCCAGGGTTCCGCGTTCGGCGATCTCGGCCATTCGCACGTAGTACCCGGGATCGGTGAACGCGGCGGGCGCCTCGGTCGACCGGCGCCACGATGCGGTGTGAATGCCCAGGTTCAACACGTTGACGTTGAGCGTCAGCCGGCGCTCGTGGCTGCTCACAGGCGGGCTCCCGCATTCGGGGCGCCGTCAAAGGCGCGGCGGTGTGCCGACAGGTCGGGGACGGCGGGCGCGGGTAGCCGAAGCTGCTGTCGCAGTGTGCCGGCGCGGGGTGTGGCCACAACACCCCGTCGTTGCGCCGCGGCGACCACGTCGTCGAGCACCGCTGTCAGGGAGTCCGGTGGCACCCGCAACAGCACGCCGCGGACGCCCGGCGTGGCCGCCACCCGATCCAGCGCCGCGTGATCGACCGACCGCACGCGGATGACGGCGCCGTCCGGGACAGGCTCGCCGTCCTCGACGACGACCACGTCCGGGTGCGCAGTGGGGGCACCGGCCTGCTGCCACACCGGCGGGTCGCCGTGCGGCGAACCGGGCACGTTCAACGGCCCGGCGATGCGATAGGTGCCTCGCACGTCGGCCCGCCGAATCTGTGCGGCGTCGGCGAAAACGCCGGCCTCGCTGTCACCCACCAGCGATGCATGGGGCCATGTGCGCCACAGCGTTCGCACCGCCTCGATCGCCGCCGCGGTGTGCGCCGGGCCGAGGGCGGCGCCGGTCCAGGTGTCGGCAACCGCGTTGAGCCCGATGCGCCGGTCTGCATCGAGGGCGAACCAGCCGACGCGCCCTGGCGCGGCGTGCTCGACCGACAGCAACCGGCGGGCGAGGTTGTAGGGGTGGTCGCGATGCGCGGACGCGGCCACGACCAGGCCCAGCCTGGTGCTGTGCCGGGCCGCGACGGTGGCGATCAGCGACGCGTCCAGGGCGGAGGCACCGAGCGGTTCGTTGCGGTCGGCGCCGATCACCCAGTAGTGCACACCGGCGGATTCCAGGCGATGCGCCAGCCCGGCGACGCCCCGCACGGGCGGCTGGTCGCCGATCCCGTCGCCGGCGACCTCGATCCCGACGGACAGCGTGACAGGCATGAGTCACGACGTTACGTGCGGGCACGCGCGACGCAACCGGCGCGTGCAACGCCGACTCGAAGATGGCT
This genomic window contains:
- a CDS encoding LLM class flavin-dependent oxidoreductase translates to MLNLGIHTASWRRSTEAPAAFTDPGYYVRMAEIAERGTLDALFLADGPALRDHPALRPSQALEPSVILAAVAAETEHLGLIGTLSTTFNDPVELAHRLLSLDHLSSGRLGWNVVTTYSEAAGGNFGLADLPDRQTRYRRAAEFVDVVLALWRDAAAGGGGIDHRGEFFGVTGSLPQGPSPQRHPLLVQAGGSPQGRDLAGRVADAVFSAELDLDAGIEHYRHVKDAAVAHGRGRDAVRILPGLITTIGSSRAEAQRRYDEQNELLPAGHDVERLSQTLGADLSGLPLDEPIPPQLLGAVPDPSKFVGSLGFRESVVRLVTGRGLTLRETLREFSGSGHRVIVGSPVDVADTIERWFRTGAADGFNLMPDVFPDGLEVFVDEVVPILRSRGLFRTSYTDKTLRERLTGDRYVAAA
- a CDS encoding LLM class flavin-dependent oxidoreductase, whose protein sequence is MPVTLSVGIEVAGDGIGDQPPVRGVAGLAHRLESAGVHYWVIGADRNEPLGASALDASLIATVAARHSTRLGLVVAASAHRDHPYNLARRLLSVEHAAPGRVGWFALDADRRIGLNAVADTWTGAALGPAHTAAAIEAVRTLWRTWPHASLVGDSEAGVFADAAQIRRADVRGTYRIAGPLNVPGSPHGDPPVWQQAGAPTAHPDVVVVEDGEPVPDGAVIRVRSVDHAALDRVAATPGVRGVLLRVPPDSLTAVLDDVVAAAQRRGVVATPRAGTLRQQLRLPAPAVPDLSAHRRAFDGAPNAGARL